The following are encoded in a window of Patescibacteria group bacterium genomic DNA:
- a CDS encoding 3-dehydroquinate synthase II, translating into MKKLFWVSIPKWNKELVATAIESGADALVLPTGFSKKAKELGLIQTVATDGDLKLGKDVQEFTITSKAVENDVVAAGAKVFKIIRNKDWSIIPLENLISKTSNIIQTVGDSKKALLALTTMEVGADGILLETTKAPEIVATGKVVREANNERLQLVRATIESTEAVGVADRVCVDTTAILAPGQGILAGDSSSAMFLVFNENVESPYCDPRPFRVNVGAVHAYVRLPDNKTGYLNEVIAGKQVLIVDEKGNTFPLAVGRAKIEKRPMLHVRGKIGAKSISLVMQNAETIRLTKPNGKPISITKLKKGDEVLAFVEDAGRHFGVKVKETINER; encoded by the coding sequence ATGAAAAAACTTTTCTGGGTTTCGATTCCGAAATGGAACAAAGAACTCGTCGCGACAGCGATCGAATCTGGTGCGGACGCGCTCGTTTTGCCGACGGGTTTTTCGAAAAAAGCCAAAGAGCTCGGACTGATTCAGACGGTCGCGACGGATGGCGATTTGAAATTGGGCAAGGATGTCCAAGAATTCACCATCACTTCCAAGGCAGTCGAGAATGATGTCGTCGCAGCCGGTGCCAAAGTTTTCAAAATTATTCGCAACAAAGACTGGTCGATTATTCCGCTCGAAAATTTAATCTCCAAAACCTCGAACATTATTCAAACCGTGGGTGATTCGAAAAAAGCCTTGCTGGCTTTGACGACGATGGAAGTCGGTGCGGACGGCATTCTTCTCGAAACCACCAAAGCGCCTGAGATTGTCGCGACGGGCAAAGTCGTGCGTGAAGCGAATAACGAGCGTTTGCAGCTCGTGCGCGCGACGATTGAGTCGACTGAGGCTGTCGGCGTGGCTGACCGCGTCTGCGTCGACACGACGGCGATTCTCGCGCCTGGGCAGGGGATCCTCGCGGGCGATTCTAGCTCGGCGATGTTTCTCGTCTTCAATGAAAATGTCGAAAGTCCTTATTGCGATCCGCGACCATTTCGCGTCAATGTCGGCGCAGTGCATGCCTATGTGCGCCTGCCTGACAACAAAACCGGTTATTTGAATGAGGTCATCGCCGGCAAGCAGGTTTTAATCGTGGATGAAAAAGGCAACACCTTCCCGCTCGCAGTCGGTCGTGCCAAGATCGAAAAACGCCCGATGCTGCATGTGCGCGGCAAGATTGGTGCCAAGTCGATTTCGCTCGTGATGCAAAATGCCGAGACGATTCGTCTGACCAAGCCGAACGGCAAACCGATCTCCATCACGAAACTGAAAAAAGGCGATGAGGTACTCGCTTTCGTCGAAGACGCTGGTCGCCACTTCGGCGTGAAAGTGAAGGAGACGATTAACGAGCGCTAG
- a CDS encoding MBL fold metallo-hydrolase: MQISYFGNLGFVLKGNDASIALALPADKIGDAEIVITATADEQVKAAKGQNVFDWPGEYESRGVSVALIPVGKEKPSRIAKIIVDEISVVHLDGVTEPLSEKEEEKVGNVDVLLISVGKNAALDAKQIKNTIEALEPKIVIPMNFAAGEELEFAKSLGFADLEPENELKIKAASLPVERLELKILRPRK; encoded by the coding sequence ATGCAAATTTCTTATTTTGGAAATCTCGGATTCGTGCTGAAAGGCAACGACGCCTCGATCGCGCTCGCTCTGCCCGCAGACAAGATCGGCGATGCCGAAATCGTGATTACCGCGACAGCCGACGAGCAGGTCAAAGCTGCGAAAGGTCAAAATGTTTTCGATTGGCCGGGAGAGTATGAATCGCGCGGCGTTAGCGTGGCGCTCATCCCCGTCGGCAAAGAAAAACCTTCGCGTATCGCGAAAATTATCGTCGATGAAATTTCCGTCGTGCATCTCGATGGCGTGACTGAACCGCTCAGCGAAAAAGAGGAAGAGAAAGTCGGTAATGTCGATGTGCTTTTGATCTCGGTCGGGAAAAATGCCGCCCTCGACGCGAAGCAAATTAAAAATACAATTGAGGCGCTGGAGCCGAAGATTGTGATTCCGATGAATTTCGCGGCAGGCGAGGAGCTCGAATTCGCGAAAAGTCTCGGCTTCGCCGATCTCGAACCCGAGAATGAATTGAAAATCAAAGCCGCAAGCCTCCCGGTCGAACGCCTGGAATTGAAAATTCTGAGGCCACGAAAATAG
- a CDS encoding metallophosphoesterase family protein yields MRIAIISDSHGALDRLNEVLTNLQNGGIAEIIHAGDFALGTIAELLKKFPDLNFHIAVGNCDVNAEILEQIRTLPNVALAELLTFELGSRQFAVAHRIEDLRNSTAEILVSGHTHIPFAKKIEGKLFLNPGSLQDDGGYFLLNPENLEVERKLFTEKI; encoded by the coding sequence ATGAGAATCGCGATTATTTCAGATTCGCACGGCGCGCTTGATCGCTTGAACGAAGTTTTGACGAATCTACAAAATGGGGGAATCGCGGAAATCATCCACGCCGGCGACTTCGCGCTCGGAACAATCGCCGAACTTTTGAAAAAATTTCCTGATTTAAATTTCCACATCGCGGTCGGGAATTGCGATGTCAATGCTGAAATACTTGAGCAAATTCGCACCTTGCCCAATGTCGCACTCGCCGAACTTTTGACATTCGAGCTCGGCAGTCGGCAATTCGCAGTCGCGCACCGAATCGAAGATTTGCGAAATAGCACCGCGGAAATTTTGGTCAGCGGTCACACGCACATTCCTTTTGCCAAAAAAATCGAAGGGAAACTTTTTCTAAATCCCGGATCACTCCAAGATGACGGCGGCTATTTTTTATTGAATCCAGAAAATTTAGAAGTTGAGCGCAAACTTTTCACAGAAAAAATTTGA
- a CDS encoding GIY-YIG nuclease family protein, protein MDSMYYVYILKSGAHKRFYIGASSDIKKRLAEHNKGNTKSTKPYRPWELIYVENFESKSEAHKREFYLKHPKGYLEKLKIINGLNGGIA, encoded by the coding sequence ATGGATTCGATGTATTATGTTTACATTTTAAAAAGCGGTGCGCATAAAAGATTTTATATCGGTGCGAGTAGTGACATTAAGAAAAGATTGGCAGAACACAACAAGGGAAACACAAAATCGACTAAACCGTATCGACCTTGGGAACTCATTTATGTCGAGAACTTTGAGTCCAAAAGCGAAGCCCATAAGAGAGAATTTTATTTGAAACACCCAAAGGGTTATCTAGAGAAATTAAAAATTATCAATGGCCTGAACGGAGGGATCGCATAG
- the rpmB gene encoding 50S ribosomal protein L28, whose amino-acid sequence MSKVCSLCGKRPVAGNNVSHSKRRTRRRFEPNLVSKKFSGVKILICTSCLRTLQKPLKTKKVEVAVEALASAAK is encoded by the coding sequence ATGAGTAAAGTTTGTAGCCTTTGTGGCAAAAGACCGGTTGCCGGCAATAATGTCTCGCATTCGAAACGCCGCACGCGTCGTCGTTTCGAGCCGAATCTCGTTTCCAAAAAATTCTCCGGTGTGAAAATTTTGATTTGCACGAGCTGTCTGCGCACGCTGCAAAAGCCCTTGAAAACGAAAAAGGTTGAGGTAGCAGTCGAGGCGCTCGCTTCCGCCGCAAAGTAA
- a CDS encoding site-2 protease family protein has protein sequence MFLLNLSSLEILSWAIGFLVALTAHEAAHAATANYLGDPTAKWAGRISLNPLRHLDPIGTLMLIFAGFGWGKPVPINPRNFANPRAGEILTSLAGPLANFVVALALAVPHNLLDPGSNAFIFVQNMMFVNIVLMVFNLLPVPPLDGGGVAVNFLPPELGEKYRRNGPILLLGLIAFDWAFKTNLLWGILGGLVNIVFAAINLSTTFGG, from the coding sequence ATGTTTTTACTCAACTTGTCATCTCTTGAAATTCTGAGCTGGGCTATCGGCTTCTTGGTCGCGCTCACAGCCCACGAAGCCGCTCACGCCGCGACGGCGAATTATCTCGGTGATCCGACAGCGAAGTGGGCAGGGCGCATCTCGCTCAATCCGCTGCGCCATCTCGATCCAATCGGAACGCTGATGCTGATTTTCGCCGGCTTCGGCTGGGGCAAACCCGTACCAATCAATCCGCGCAATTTCGCGAATCCCCGTGCCGGGGAAATCCTCACCTCGCTCGCTGGTCCGCTCGCGAATTTCGTCGTCGCGCTCGCACTCGCCGTCCCGCACAATTTACTCGACCCGGGTTCAAATGCCTTTATTTTCGTGCAAAACATGATGTTCGTGAACATCGTGCTGATGGTTTTCAATCTGCTGCCCGTCCCGCCGCTCGATGGTGGCGGTGTCGCGGTGAATTTTTTGCCGCCGGAACTGGGCGAGAAATACCGTCGCAACGGTCCAATTTTGCTTTTGGGGCTCATCGCCTTCGATTGGGCCTTTAAAACCAATCTTTTGTGGGGAATTCTCGGCGGACTCGTCAACATCGTGTTTGCCGCAATCAATCTGAGCACAACATTTGGGGGCTGA
- the carB gene encoding carbamoyl-phosphate synthase (glutamine-hydrolyzing) large subunit, producing MKLKKACPEKFRRVLVLGSGALKIGEAGEFDYSGSQAIKALKEEKISTVLVNPNIATNQTSAGVADRVYFLPVTPRFVERIIEKEKPDGILLAFGGQTALNCGVELEKRGVFRKHGVRVLGTQIAAIEATEDRQLFVKKLSEIGVTTARAIAIDDISKGLAAAKKIGFPVIVRAAYALGGKGSGFAKNADELKKLLEIAFAASPQVLIEEDLRGWKEIEYEVVRDCADTCLTVCNMENFDPLGIHTGESIVVAPSQTLNNFEYHKLREIGIRVIRHLGIVGECNIQYALRPDPANPHEIDYRVIEVNARLSRSSALASKATGYPLAHVAAKLALGYRLDEVPNAVTGNTTACFEPALDYVVLKIPRWDLQKFRKVSAEIGSEMKSVGEVMAIGRSFEEVLQKALRMLQVGAYGFSHANFNFASLEKEIAAPTPERIFAIARALRDGWSVAKIHKLSGIDEWFLEKCKNIADFEKDILKQKAKKLFEVNPRDISGVNASEAKRIMLRAKRLGFSDSQIAWRAGSHEMAIRKIRKDFGILPVVKKIDTFAAEFPARTNYLYLTYHGDQSDEIKFTQKPRAVVLGSGAYCIGSSVEFDWCCVSAVQTLAKNGFETIMINYNPETVSTDYDTCDQLYFDELSVERVLDILDFTKPRGVVVSTGGQIPNNLVGKLAAEKIPIFGTSPASIDRAESREKFSKLCDTLGIDQPLWAEFTQNSEALKFAKKVGYPALVRPSYVLSGAAMSVAFTAEQLQNYLAKATKVSTEAPVVISKFETGAREIDFDGVAAEGKLVIFAVSEHVENAGVHSGDATLVLPPQKTYLETIRRIKDIAKKLVAELQITGPFNIQFLAKENRIAVIEMNLRASRSFPFVSKVSGHNFIAIAIEAMLGKVQPKAWRKQNYQTLDLNHVGVKAAQFSFSRLKGADPTLGVEMASTGEVACFGENLHEAFLKAQIAVGFRLPKKNVLISTGSLESKLTFLPSAKKLIQMGFTLFATPGTSKFLTENGVANSLVHFPLDKKKPSVLDLFTAKKVGMVINIPKNYQAEELTNGYLIRRRATDFGIPLFVNPQVAKLVVDSLEKYKDEELPIKAWDEYVK from the coding sequence ATGAAGCTCAAAAAAGCCTGCCCCGAGAAATTTCGAAGGGTGCTCGTGCTCGGATCCGGCGCGCTCAAAATCGGCGAGGCGGGCGAGTTCGATTATTCGGGCAGCCAGGCGATCAAAGCGCTGAAGGAGGAAAAAATTTCCACCGTCCTCGTCAATCCGAATATCGCGACCAACCAAACTTCGGCGGGCGTCGCGGACCGTGTTTATTTCCTGCCGGTCACTCCCCGGTTCGTCGAGCGCATTATCGAAAAAGAAAAACCGGATGGGATTTTGCTCGCCTTCGGTGGACAGACCGCGCTCAATTGCGGTGTCGAATTAGAAAAGCGCGGCGTTTTCCGGAAGCACGGCGTGCGCGTGCTCGGCACGCAAATCGCTGCGATCGAGGCGACGGAGGATCGTCAGCTTTTCGTCAAAAAATTAAGCGAGATTGGCGTCACGACGGCGCGGGCGATTGCGATTGACGACATTTCGAAGGGTCTCGCCGCTGCTAAAAAAATCGGTTTCCCTGTAATCGTGCGCGCGGCGTACGCGCTCGGCGGCAAAGGTTCGGGCTTCGCCAAAAACGCCGACGAACTCAAAAAATTACTCGAAATCGCTTTCGCGGCTTCGCCGCAAGTTTTGATCGAAGAAGATTTGCGCGGCTGGAAAGAGATCGAGTACGAAGTCGTGCGCGACTGCGCGGACACTTGTCTGACAGTCTGCAACATGGAAAATTTCGATCCGCTCGGGATTCACACGGGCGAGTCGATTGTCGTCGCGCCATCCCAAACTTTAAACAATTTCGAATATCACAAGCTGCGTGAGATTGGCATTCGTGTGATTCGCCATCTCGGCATCGTCGGTGAATGCAATATCCAGTACGCGTTGCGTCCTGATCCTGCCAATCCGCACGAGATCGATTACCGCGTGATCGAGGTGAATGCGCGGCTCTCGCGTTCCTCGGCGCTCGCGTCGAAAGCGACTGGTTATCCGCTCGCGCATGTCGCGGCGAAGCTCGCGCTCGGTTATCGTCTCGACGAAGTGCCGAACGCAGTGACGGGCAATACGACCGCCTGCTTCGAGCCGGCGCTCGACTATGTGGTGCTCAAAATTCCGCGCTGGGATCTCCAAAAATTTCGCAAAGTTTCTGCGGAGATTGGCAGCGAGATGAAATCTGTCGGTGAAGTCATGGCGATTGGTCGCTCCTTCGAAGAAGTTTTGCAAAAGGCGCTGCGCATGTTGCAGGTCGGGGCTTATGGTTTTAGCCACGCCAATTTCAATTTCGCTTCACTCGAAAAAGAAATTGCCGCGCCCACACCCGAGCGCATTTTTGCGATTGCGCGCGCGCTGCGCGACGGTTGGTCAGTCGCAAAAATTCACAAACTCTCTGGCATCGACGAGTGGTTTTTGGAAAAATGCAAAAACATCGCTGATTTCGAAAAAGATATTTTGAAACAGAAAGCCAAAAAACTCTTTGAAGTTAACCCCCGAGATATCTCGGGGGTTAACGCTAGTGAAGCGAAAAGAATTATGCTGCGTGCCAAACGACTCGGCTTTTCTGATTCGCAAATCGCGTGGCGCGCAGGTAGTCACGAAATGGCGATTCGCAAAATTCGCAAAGATTTTGGTATTCTCCCCGTCGTCAAAAAGATTGATACTTTCGCCGCCGAATTTCCTGCTCGGACGAATTATCTTTATCTCACCTATCACGGCGACCAGTCGGACGAAATCAAATTTACGCAGAAGCCGCGCGCGGTTGTTTTGGGCAGCGGCGCTTACTGCATCGGTTCTTCAGTCGAATTCGACTGGTGCTGTGTCTCGGCGGTGCAGACGCTGGCGAAAAACGGCTTCGAGACCATCATGATCAATTACAATCCGGAGACAGTCTCGACGGATTACGACACTTGCGACCAGCTTTACTTCGACGAGCTCTCGGTCGAGCGCGTGCTCGATATTCTCGACTTCACCAAACCGCGTGGCGTGGTCGTCTCGACGGGCGGACAGATTCCGAATAACCTCGTCGGCAAACTCGCCGCGGAAAAAATTCCGATTTTCGGCACCTCGCCAGCCTCGATTGATCGCGCCGAGTCACGCGAGAAATTTTCCAAACTCTGCGACACGCTCGGTATCGACCAGCCGCTCTGGGCGGAATTCACCCAAAATTCCGAAGCGCTCAAATTCGCCAAAAAAGTTGGCTACCCCGCGCTCGTGCGTCCGAGCTATGTTCTTTCCGGCGCGGCGATGTCAGTCGCTTTCACTGCTGAGCAGCTTCAAAATTATCTCGCCAAGGCGACCAAGGTTTCGACCGAGGCACCAGTCGTGATTTCCAAATTCGAAACCGGCGCGCGCGAAATTGATTTCGACGGTGTCGCGGCCGAGGGCAAGCTCGTGATCTTCGCGGTTTCCGAACATGTCGAAAATGCCGGCGTTCATTCCGGCGACGCGACGCTGGTTCTGCCACCGCAAAAAACCTACCTCGAGACGATTCGCCGCATCAAAGACATTGCCAAGAAATTGGTCGCGGAGCTCCAGATCACCGGACCGTTCAATATCCAATTCCTCGCGAAAGAAAATCGCATCGCCGTCATCGAGATGAATTTGCGCGCGAGTCGCTCCTTCCCTTTCGTCTCCAAAGTTTCGGGTCACAATTTCATTGCGATTGCGATCGAGGCGATGCTCGGCAAAGTCCAGCCCAAGGCCTGGCGCAAACAAAATTACCAAACGCTCGACCTCAATCATGTCGGCGTGAAAGCGGCGCAATTTTCTTTCTCGCGGCTCAAGGGCGCGGATCCGACGCTCGGGGTCGAGATGGCGTCGACGGGCGAAGTCGCCTGCTTCGGTGAAAATCTGCACGAGGCTTTTCTCAAGGCGCAGATCGCGGTCGGTTTCCGCCTGCCCAAGAAAAATGTTTTGATCTCGACCGGCTCGCTGGAATCCAAATTGACCTTTCTCCCCTCAGCCAAAAAATTAATTCAAATGGGTTTCACGCTTTTCGCGACGCCGGGTACCTCGAAATTTCTCACGGAAAACGGCGTGGCAAATTCACTCGTCCACTTTCCGCTCGACAAAAAGAAACCGAGCGTACTCGATCTTTTCACCGCGAAAAAAGTCGGCATGGTTATCAACATTCCGAAAAATTACCAAGCCGAAGAACTGACCAACGGCTACCTCATTCGCCGGCGTGCGACGGACTTTGGCATTCCGCTTTTCGTGAATCCGCAGGTCGCGAAGCTCGTCGTCGATTCGCTCGAAAAATACAAAGATGAGGAACTGCCAATCAAAGCGTGGGATGAGTATGTGAAGTAA
- a CDS encoding helix-turn-helix domain-containing protein, producing MSAQKDFYSVTREEAAEELGVSTRTLDRYLKRGKLRMKLSPSRQVLIHEKDLEKFGAHLQPVKKSNPTHSGKNKMREDLPPEAIEISSEAIEEKIFRELYDEAAKDLRAKQEKLEAASFRVGQLEAQLKSSVPLLEFKQKEQTMLGEQSRLKEKLVAAILKSWVFLGLAVAATIIAVILALVNYL from the coding sequence ATGTCCGCCCAAAAAGATTTTTATTCCGTCACGCGCGAAGAAGCTGCCGAAGAATTGGGCGTCTCGACTCGCACGCTCGACCGCTATTTGAAGCGCGGGAAGTTACGCATGAAGCTTTCGCCGAGCCGTCAGGTTTTGATTCACGAAAAAGATTTGGAGAAATTCGGCGCGCATTTGCAACCAGTTAAGAAAAGCAATCCGACACATTCTGGAAAAAATAAAATGCGCGAGGATCTGCCGCCCGAGGCGATTGAGATTTCGAGCGAGGCGATCGAGGAGAAAATTTTTCGCGAGCTTTACGATGAGGCTGCCAAGGATTTGCGCGCGAAGCAGGAAAAATTGGAAGCGGCGAGCTTCCGTGTCGGACAGCTCGAAGCCCAGCTCAAGAGCTCCGTCCCGCTACTCGAATTCAAACAAAAAGAGCAGACGATGCTCGGCGAGCAGTCGCGCCTGAAAGAAAAACTCGTCGCCGCAATTTTGAAAAGCTGGGTCTTCCTCGGACTCGCCGTCGCCGCGACGATCATCGCGGTCATTCTCGCGCTGGTGAATTATCTTTGA